A genomic window from Triticum urartu cultivar G1812 chromosome 7, Tu2.1, whole genome shotgun sequence includes:
- the LOC125519995 gene encoding aurachin C monooxygenase/isomerase yields the protein MAPEMGGRVAVVVGGSVAGLACAHAVAAAGWKAVVLEKAAGPAAGGGTGAGLGLDAQSMETLARWIPGWGLDAATLPLAVDLNRATDSETKAARTLTRDEGFDFRAAHWGELHRRLHEALPAAVTVHWGHQFLSFEVSDSDDGGGKRGGVVATARLLGTGETVEVAGDLLVAADGCTSSIRRRFLPDLKLRYSGYCAWRGVFDFTGKESSGIITGIRRAYPELGSCLYFDLAEKTHAVLYELPGNRLNWLWYINGPEPELTGSSVTMKVSDATLAGMQEDAERVWSPELARLIRETAEPFVNVIYDADPLPRLSWAGGSVALVGDAAHPTTPHGLRSTNMSVHDARVLGECLARWGQTPPPRALAEYEAARLPVVAAQVLHARRLGRLKQGLPVEDGDAGAFDAWAATAEDALQLRQRGMPYFGGAPTVDGGSL from the exons ATGGCTCCTGAGATGGGTGGGCGGGTGGCCGTCGTGGTGGGAGGGAGCGTGGCCGGCCTGGCCTGCGCGcacgcggtggcggcggcggggtggaaGGCGGTGGTGCTGGAGAAGGCGGCGGGCCCGGCGGCCGGAGGCGGCACGGGCGCCGGGCTGGGCCTGGACGCGCAGTCTATGGAGACCCTCGCCCGCTGGATCCCTGGGTGGGGTCTCGACGCGGCCACGCTGCCGCTCGCCGTCGACCTG AACAGGGCAACGGACAGCGAGACGAAGGCGGCGCGGACGCTGACGAGGGACGAGGGGTTCGACTTCCGCGCGGCGCACTGGGGCGAGCTGCACCGGCGGCTTCACGAGGCTCTGCCGGCCGCGGTGACCGTGCACTGGGGCCACCAGTTCCTTTCGTTCGAGGTGTCGGACTCGGACGACGGTGGTGGCAAACGCGGCGGGGTCGTCGCCACGGCTCGCCTGCTCGGAACCGGTGAAACGGTGGAGGTCGCCGGGGATTTGCTGGTCGCGGCGGATGGCTGCACGTCGTCGATCCGCCGGCGCTTCCTCCCTGACCTCAAGCTCAG GTACTCCGGGTACTGCGCATGGCGAGGCGTGTTCGATTTCACCGGGAAGGAAAGCTCTGGCATCATCACCGGCATCCGAAGAGCGTACCCAGAGCTCGGCAGCTGCCTGTACTTCGATCTGGCCGAGAAGACTCACGCCGTGCTCTACGAGTTGCCCGGGAACAGGCTCAACTGGCTGTGGTACATCAACGGCCCAGAGCCAGAGCTCACG GGGAGCTCGGTGACGATGAAGGTGAGCGACGCCACGCTGGCAGGGATGCAGGAGGACGCCGAGCGCGTCTGGTCGCCGGAGCTGGCGCGGCTGATCAGGGAGACGGCGGAACCCTTCGTGAACGTGATCTACGACGCGGACCCGCTGCCGCGGCTGTCGTGGGCGGGCGGCAGCGTGGCGCTGGTCGGCGACGCGGCGCACCCGACCACCCCGCACGGGCTGCGGAGCACCAACATGTCCGTCCACGACGCCCGCGTGCTCGGGGAGTGCCTCGCGAGGTGGGGGCAGACGCCGCCGCCACGCGCTCTGGCCGAGTACGAGGCCGCGCGGCTGCCGGTCGTGGCGGCGCAGGTGCTGCACGCCCGCAGGCTCGGGCGGCTGAAGCAGGGCCTGCCGGTGGAGGACGGTGACGCCGGGGCTTTCGACGCGTGGGCGGCAAC
- the LOC125519994 gene encoding pentatricopeptide repeat-containing protein At1g31430-like, whose product MATARRRGMPLRECNLLIRTLARRGSHADVMAVYYDLRGRGLVADSFTYPFVLRAIGVLKVPVEGRKAHAAALKTGFRWDAYTASSLMDMYTTVDRPEVARKVFDEMPQRALVVWNMMIRCYVRSGRNTDAVALAEEMERGGLTPDRVTLLTALTACSRAGDLSLGRRIHAYMDGVTGFSLPVANALLDMYTKNACLEEAVKLFEQMPARNIISWTILVSGYALAGQVDKARSLFHQCTEKDLIMWTAMINAYAQHGCFVEALSLFRDMLMHQVEPDRFTVVTLLTCCANLGALDQGERIHQLAEGKKMKLDAVLGTALIDMYAKCGHVEKSVEVFERMEGRDTTAWTAIICGLATNGQASRALELFEDMERSSARPDSVTFIGVLSACCHGGLVDEGRKQFRAMKEVYRIRPRVEHYGCLVNLLGRAGQLDEAEKLIKGIPIDKDAMPLFGALLTACKAQGNVEMSERLTKRIGKRGYQIPDVDLLMSNVYATASRWEDVVRVRSKIAHPSVKKNAGRSLIEVKGY is encoded by the coding sequence ATGGCGACGGCGCGCCGCCGCGGCATGCCGCTGCGCGAGTGCAACCTGCTGATCAGGACCCTGGCGAGGCGCGGCAGCCACGCCGATGTCATGGCGGTCTACTACGACCTCCGCGGACGCGGTCTCGTGGCGGACAGCTTCACCTACCCGTTCGTGCTCAGGGCCATCGGGGTCCTCAAGGTACCCGTCGAGGGGCGCAAGGCGCACGCGGCGGCCCTCAAGACCGGTTTCCGGTGGGATGCCTACACCGCGAGCTCGCTCATGGACATGTACACGACGGTGGACCGTCCGGAAGTCGCGCGGAAGGTGTTCGACGAAATGCCGCAGAGGGCGCTGGTCGTGTGGAATATGATGATCAGGTGCTATGTCAGGAGTGGCCGAAACACAGACGCGGTTGCTTTGGCTGAGGAGATGGAAAGGGGCGGCCTCACACCCGACAGGGTGACGTTGCTGACCGCACTCACCGCCTGCTCCAGAGCCGGTGACCTGAGCTTAGGAAGGAGAATTCATGCCTACATGGATGGAGTCACTGGGTTCAGCCTCCCAGTTGCAAATGCACTGCTGGACATGTACACGAAGAATGCTTGCTTGGAAGAGGCAGTGAAGCTGTTCGAACAGATGCCAGCGAGGAACATCATTTCCTGGACCATACTTGTGTCGGGATATGCCTTGGCCGGACAGGTGGACAAGGCGAGATCACTCTTCCACCAATGCACAGAGAAGGATCTAATCATGTGGACTGCTATGATCAACGCGTATGCGCAACATGGATGCTTCGTGGAGGCATTGTCGTTGTTTCGAGACATGCTGATGCATCAAGTTGAGCCAGACAGGTTCACTGTTGTCACTCTCCTGACATGCTGTGCCAATCTTGGCGCGCTCGATCAAGGTGAGCGGATCCACCAGCTTGCTGAAGGTAAGAAGATGAAGCTTGATGCAGTTCTTGGCACCGCATTGATCGACATGTATGCCAAGTGTGGGCATGTAGAGAAGTCAGTGGAGGTCTTTGAACGAATGGAAGGCAGAGACACTACGGCCTGGACAGCCATTATCTGCGGCCTGGCCACAAATGGTCAGGCAAGTAGAGCCCTCGAATTGTTTGAGGATATGGAGAGAAGCAGCGCTAGGCCTGACAGCGTTACCTTCATTGGGGTGCTGAGCGCATGTTGCCATggtggcttggttgatgaagggcGGAAACAGTTTCGTGCTATGAAGGAGGTTTATCGGATACGACCAAGAGTTGAACATTATGGTTGCCTTGTCAATCTTTTAGGTCGTGCTGGTCAACTTGATGAAGCTGAGAAGTTGATCAAGGGTATACCAATTGACAAGGACGCTATGCCGCTGTTTGGTGCACTCCTCACTGCTTGCAAGGCTCAAGGCAATGTCGAGATGAGCGAAAGGCTGACCAAACGAATAGGCAAGCGAGGCTACCAAATTCCCGATGTGGATTTGCTCATGTCTAATGTGTATGCAACTGCAAGTCGATGGGAGGATGTAGTAAGAGTAAGGAGCAAGATCGCACACCCCAGTGTCAAGAAAAATGCAGGGCGCAGCTTGATCGAGGTGAAGGGATACTGA